The Branchiostoma floridae strain S238N-H82 chromosome 8, Bfl_VNyyK, whole genome shotgun sequence genome has a segment encoding these proteins:
- the LOC118421919 gene encoding kelch-like protein 31, with amino-acid sequence MLIYLGRIAFPTEVYDHAAIAGPDNQLYVTGGAVTQPAGIFDSGPAKSASKRWVYSCPGPGEPWEREANMNAPRARHVMQVLGDGMYVFGGASKGNGDVERFDVTSRQWSVVTKQRVLAGLAPHGAVAMDYRIYVALKGENDSKGVVYEFDPETERWDTHCRLPWDVRGVGLCVLDVPQWLLKRRITIT; translated from the exons ATGCTCATATATCTTGGTCGCATAGCGTTCCCGACAGAAGTGTACGACCATGCAGCCATAGCGGGGCCGGATAACCAGCTCTACGTGACGGGCGGAGCGGTGACACAGCCGGCCGGCATCTTCGACAGCGGCCCGGCCAAGTCCGCCAGCAAGAGGTGGGTCTACAGCTGCCCGGGTCCCGGGGAGCCCTGGGAACGAGAGGCCAACATGAACGCACCCCGGGCACGACACGTCATGCAA GTGCTAGGAGACGGTATGTACGTGTTCGGCGGCGCGTCCAAGGGCAACGGGGACGTCGAACGCTTcgacgtgacgtcacgacaatGGAGCGTGGTAACCAAGCAACGGGTTCTGGCGGGACTCGCGCCACACGGAGCCGTGGCGATGGACTACCGGATCTACGTGgcgctgaagggagagaacgaCAGTAAAGGGGTTGTGTACGAGTTTGATCCTGAGACCGAGCGGTGGGACACGCACTGTAGACTGCCGTGGGACGTGCGGGGGGTGGGGCTATGTGTGCTGGACGTGCCGCAGTGGCTGCTGAAGAGGAGGATCACGATAACGTAG
- the LOC118421039 gene encoding vesicle-trafficking protein SEC22b-B-like produces the protein MVLMTMIARVADGLPLSASMQEDEQMGRNYMEYQNQGKMLFRKLNEQSPPRCSIESGPMIFHYLIERGVCYLVLCDKSYSKRLAFSYLEDLQGEFQIQYGKRVATVSRPYSMIEFDTYIQKAKKSYMDSRARRNLTHLNTELQDVQRIMVQNIDDVLQRGEALSVLDDKASNLAGLSQKYRKDAKMLNLRSTYAKVAAGAIIVTICVVFFRFWLF, from the exons ATGGTGCTGATGACGATGATCGCCCGCGTGGCGGACGGGCTGCCGCTATCCGCCTCTATGCAGGAGGATGAACAG ATGGGGCGTAACTACATGGAGTACCAGAACCAGGGCAAGATGCTGTTCAGGAAGCTGAACGAACAGTCTCCACCCAGATGTAGTATTGAGTCAGGACCCATGATCTTCCA CTATCTGATAGAGCGAGGTGTGTGCTACCTGGTGCTGTGTGACAAGAGTTACTCCAAGAGGCTGGCGTTCTCGTACCTGGAGGATCTACAGGGGGAGTTCCAGATACAGTATGGGAAGAGAGTGGCAACAGTGTCCAGACCCTACTCCATGATTGAGTTTG aCACGTATATCCAGAAAGCGAAGAAGTCGTACATGGACTCCAGAGCGAGGCGAAACCTGACACATCTCAACACAGAGCTGCAGGATGTGCAAAGGATCATGGTCCAGAACATTGATGATGTCCTTCAGAGAGGAGAGGCCTTGTCAG TTCTAGACGACAAGGCCAGTAACCTAGCGGGGTTGTCTCAGAAGTACAGAAAAGACGCCAAGATGCTGAACCTCAGGTCGACGTATGCCAAGGTGGCGGCCGGAGCCATCATAGTCACCATCTGTGTCGTGTTCTTCAGATTCTGGTTATTCTGA